From Scleropages formosus chromosome 25, fSclFor1.1, whole genome shotgun sequence, a single genomic window includes:
- the LOC108921461 gene encoding espin-like protein: MEIKPVKEVPPQPRSTVLLPSTPRSQKSTATMHQVQVASSVVTTFNLMKASEEGEKKTPAQVQFAKSLKQAGLTAVFTGQVKGGKRMPLSTKDTSPVDIDSLVPTHDETGQPIPEWKRQVMVRKLQARLQDEEDQKIKENGSKHAEMEGWRYSQAHNAILGPFGELLTEEDLVYLEKQIENVSIQKRCQAYEMELAQLAEELRAILPAPIINITVNTQFRQHNVDGQVPLPIWCNRISEIVKSMSLLLNNHKDKEKDGAMEKKIGTEPALVLSEKPERSNSFRGQKAKVEMEIKQLGVSVRNLRSNFESQMGGNFPLTGVFCNESRALKKQENQVKEQIDKKAGNITKQECQLRNGTDRALKDGAAPNSDSEKTRGEDLNAVTETTSLRKERIVVLFLSHWKKSAYAISLRSREELDLNHWDAAERENSKVQELILDRPHTKTMEKIPLGHLVKQRITINKMVCNWRSFISSISSSQLCQPRHQRVTYSPEQFLPHIGGAPMDYNSLTLDLFILGYFHILEQELPAEERKMRHLLCFEVFDHVGRFSWETVRDFHRAVLQDIEAGNREWRDGFEDIKVKFFGNTPTQYELLANPGKHHLPEEREVPKVIVQTATPDEKDLMGEDADIAYFNNEEICKYIDRSFAFWKEKEAELFDLTNS, from the exons ATGGAGATCAAG CCAGTGAAGGAGGTGCCTCCCCAGCCGCGATCCACAGTCTTGTTACCGAGCACCCCCCGATCTCAAAAATCAACAGCCACCATGCACCAAGTACAGGTGGCATCTTCAG TTGTGACGACTTTCAATCTGATGAAAGCATCGGAAGAGGGAGAGAAGAAAACGCCAGCCCAAGTGCAATTTGCCAAGTCTCTGAAACAAGCAGGGCTGACAGCAGTcttcactggacaagtg AAAGGAGGCAAGAGGATGCCTCTATCCacaaaggacaccagtccagttGATATTGACTCTCTAGTGCCCACCCATGATGAAACGGGCCAACCCATCCCAGAGTGGAAACGACAAGTGATGGTACGCAAGCTGCAAGCACGTTTGCAAGATGAGGAAGACCAGAAGATAAAG GAGAATGGAAGCAAGCATGCAGAGATGGAAGGCTGGAGATACTCCCAGGCTCACAATGCTATCCTTGGTCCCTTCGGTGAGCTGCTGacagaggaggacctggtctaCTTAGAGAAGCAGATTGAGAATGTGTCCATACAGAAGCGATGTCAAGCTTACGAGATGGAGCTGGCACAATTAGCTGAGGAGCTAAGAGCTATCCTTCCAGCACCCATCATCAATATCACTGTCAACACACAGTTCAGGCAGCATAATGTGGATGGCCAGGTGCCTTTGCCCATATGGTGCAACCGTATATCAGAGATTGTGAAGAGCATGTCTCTACTCCTGAACAACcacaaagacaaagagaaagacGGAGCCATGGAGAAGAAGATCGGTACCGAACCGGCTCTTGTCCTCTCAGAGAAGCCAGAAAGATCAAATTCCTTCAGGGGACAAAAAGCAAAGGTTGAAATGGAAATTAAGCAGTTAGGAGTTTCTGTACGAAATCTGAGGTCAAACTTTGAGAGTCAAATGGGAGGTAATTTCCCATTAACCGGAGTCTTTTGTAATGAATCACGTGCGCTAAAGAAACAGGAAAATCAGGTTAAGGAACAAATAGACAAAAAGGCAGGTAACATTACAAAGCAGGAATGTCAGCTGAGGAATGGTACTGATAGAGCTCTGAAAGATGGTGCTGCACCTAACAGTGACAGTGAGAAGACACGTGGAGAGGACCTCAATGCCGTGACAGAGACCACCAGCTTGCGCAAGGAACGGATTGTAGTTTTGTTCTTAAGCCACTGGAAAAAGTCTGCTTATGCCATAAGCCTGAGAAGCAGAGAAGAACTGGACTTGAATCACTGGGATGCAGCTGAAAGAGAAAATTCGAAGGTCCAAGAACTGATCCTCGATAGACCCCATACTAAGACAATGGAAAAGATTCCACTGGGCCACCTTGTCAAGCAGAGGATCACCATCAATAAGATGGTCTGCAACTGGAGGAGCTTCATCTCAAGTATCTCGTCAAGCCAGCTTTGCCAGCCTCGCCACCAGAGAGTCACCTACTCCCCTGAGCAGTTCCTGCCACACATTGGTGGGGCACCCATGGACTACAACAGCCTTACTCTTGACCTCTTCATACTAGGGTACTTTCATAtcctggagcaggagctgcCGGCGGAGGAGCGCAAGATGAGGCACCTGCTTTGCTTCGAGGTCTTTGACCACGTGGGTCGTTTCAGCTGGGAGACAGTGCGTGATTTCCATCGGGCTGTCCTGCAGGACATTGAGGCAGGCAACCGGGAATGGAGGGATGGGTTTGAAGACATCAAGGTGAAGTTCTTCGGGAACACACCAACTCAGTATGAGCTGCTGGCCAATCCTGGGAAGCATCATCTCCCAGAAGAAAGAGAAGTACCCAAGGTCATTGTCCAGACTGCCACCCCAGATGAGAAGGACCTCATGGGGGAGGACGCGGACATTGCCTACTTCAACAACGAAGAGATCTGCAAGTACATTGACCGTAGCTTTGCCTTCTGGAAGGAAAAAGAGGCAGAACTATTTGACTTGACTAATAGTTGA